A genomic segment from Gossypium hirsutum isolate 1008001.06 chromosome D04, Gossypium_hirsutum_v2.1, whole genome shotgun sequence encodes:
- the LOC107925966 gene encoding glutathione S-transferase DHAR2 produces the protein MALEICVKAAVGAPNVLGDCPFSQRALLTLEEKKISYNMHLINISDKPQWFLEISPEGKVPVVKFDDKWVADSDVIVGILEEKYPQPCLKTPPQFASVGSNIFGTFVTFLKSKDANDGSEQALLNELKALDEHLKAHGPFIAGEKISAVDLALGPKLYHLEVALGHFKKWTVPESLTNVRNYMKSIFSRESFVKTRAAKEYVIAGWAPKVNA, from the exons atgGCTTTGGAGATCTGTGTCAAGGCTGCTGTTGGTGCCCCTAATGTTCTTGGAGACT GTCCATTCTCCCAGAGAGCTCTTCTTACTTTGGAGGAAAAGAAGATTTCCTACAACATGCACCTTATCAATATCAGTGACAAACCTCAATG GTTTTTGGAGATAAGTCCAGAAGGGAAAGTACCAGTGGTGAAGTTTGATGACAAATGGGTGGCTGATTCTGATGTAATTGTTGGAATCCTTGAAGAAAAATACCCTCAGCCTTGTCTCAAAACCCCTCCTCAATTTGCCTCTGT TGGATCAAACATATTTGGAACTTTTGTCACATTTTTGAAGAGCAAAGACGCTAATGATGGATCTGAGCAGGCTTTGCTTAATGAACTCAAGGCATTGGATGAACATCTTAAGGCACAT GGCCCATTCATTGCTGGGGAAAAGATAAGTGCAGTTGATTTAGCTTTGGGACCAAAACTTTACCATCTTGAGGTTGCTCTTGGCCATTTCAAGAAATGGACTGTTCCGGAAAGCTTGACTAATGTCCGCAATTACATGAAG TCGATATTCAGTCGTGAATCGTTCGTGAAAACGCGGGCTGCTAAGGAATACGTGATCGCCGGGTGGGCACCTAAGGTGAATGCATGA